Genomic segment of Candidatus Flexicrinis affinis:
CGGTCACGATTACGGTCGACGGCGTGCAGCTTCCGGTTGTCAACGGCACTCTGACGCCTCCGATCAACGGCAACTCGACCGTGTACATCACCAGCTTCGTGGTCAACACGGACGGCACGGCAGCAGCGGGCGCATCGGGCCCGTACACCGATACGCGCAGCATCCCGTCGACCCTGCGCACCGCGCTGGATACGGCGCAGCGCACCGCCCTTACCGATGGCCTGCCGTCACGCGGGATCATCAACGGCGATCGCTATTTCGACCTGTACTCGTTTGACGGCACCGCCAATCAAGTCGTGTCGATCAGCATGACACGCGTGTCGGGAAGCCTGGATACGCTGCTTCTCGTGCTCGATCCGTCCGGCGGCATCATCGCCGATAACGACGATATCGTGGCCGGCAACGTCACGGACTCGGCCATCAACAATCCGCCGCTGCGGCTTCCGGTCGATGGCCAGTACACCGTGGTCGCGACGCGCTACGGCAAGGATGTCGGCGGCACCGCCGGCGAGTACGACATTCTGGTACAGACTCAGACCACGGCCCTGCCCCAAGAGGTCGTCGACCTCGGCCTGCCGACCGGCGACATTCAGATCACGCTGGTTTGGAACACGAACGCGGACTTGCAGCTTCTCGTTCGCGACCCGTCCGGGCAGTCGGTCTACGACGATCAGCTTACCGTGCCGTCGGGCGGGCGCATGTTCGCGCAAGGCAACGTAAACTGCACGGTGTCGCTGGCAACTCCGGTCTCGCACATCTACTGGCCGACCGGCCTCGGCCGCGGTGGAAGCTACGAAGTCGAGGTGTGGTACCAGAACCAGTGTGCGGACACGCGCGCGGTCAATGCAACGCTGTACATTTCCGTCGCGGGTCAGCAGATCGGCGCGATCCCTGTCAGCCCGAATCTCAACAGCCGCTTCGTCACCAGCTTCGTCATCGAACCGACGGGAGTCGCGTCGCTTGGCGAAGGCGGGATCATCGGTGGCAGCGAGACGCTGAATTTCTCCGGCGAGCTCGAATCGGCCCCGTCGCTGCTGCCCAATCAAGTGGTTCGCGGCACGATCAGCGCAGACAACAAGTTCGACGTCTACACGTTCAATGGTGAAGCGGGTCAGGTCGTTGACGTTCGCATGGAACGCACGCAGGGCTCACTCGACACCAGCCTGTTCCTGATCAGCCCCAGCCTGTTCGAAGTGGCCGCCAACGACGACGCGATTATCGGAACCACCACCGACTCGCTGATCGACGGATTTACGCTTCCCGAAACGGGCCGCTACGTCATACTCGCCACGCACTTTGCCACCATTTACGGTGGAACGACCGGGACCTATCAGCTGTCCTATTCGGTCGAATAGCTGCGGCACGAATGGGTCGGGCGCTCAGGTCAAAATCGGCTGTTGGCGCCCGACCCGTTCGTGACAAACCGCACTAGAATTCGCATTTCCCCTGCGATACAATTTCGGTTCGGTTCCAAGCCCCGTGCCGGAATTTCACCGTCAGCACGGTTTTGTCCATGTGACATTGAAAGTTGCCCCGCATGAAACTGCGTATCTTGCTCCTGCTGCTGTTCGTCGTGGTCGTGGCTGCTGCATGCGCGGCGCCGCCCGAACTGCGTAACCCTCAGTTCCTGATCGATAACAGCCTCGTGGACAATGAACCGTGCAGCGCCCCGTGCTGGAACGGGATCACACCGGGTGTCACCGACTGGGGAGACGCCCTCACCATCCTCGAGGACACAGAAGGCATCGCTGACCTCAAGACCGAGACCAACGACGAAACGGGCGAGATCGCCGCGACCTTCCAGCGCGACGGCGGCGTACCGTGCTGCCTCGTTTACTCGCGCAACGGCGAAATCGTCGACCAGATGCTGCTCCAGCTTGCCCCTGAGAACACGCTTGCCGAGGTGATTGACAATCTCGGAGAACCGGTGTACTTCAGCGGGACCGAAGTATCGCCCGAGCAGGCGGCAGCGGCCTTGTTCTACCCGGAACGCAGCCTCGTGGTTTATGCATTTGTAGCGGGCTCGGAGTCCGGTACGGTGAGCGAGACCAGCGAGATTTTTGCCGCGCTGTACCTCAGCGCAGAAGACATGCAGCAGGTCATCGAGACCAGCCAACTTCACGACTGGCTGGGTTACGACAGCTTCCAAGCCTATGTAGCACGTCCCTTTAACGTCACGCCTATTCCGACCGAGGAAGGCGATGAAGACGGCGCGGAGACTCCCGAAGCGAACGAAACACCTGAAGGCTAAATCGGGACGTTTCATCGCCTGCGGGCGCGTCCCAGCAAATTCGTCAACCTATCCCAAGAGGAGAGGCCCACCATGAACGACACCCCATCCCTCGCCAGCCTGCAGGTTGGCGAAGAACGCACGGCCACGGTTAAAGCGATTGAGCTGTACGGCGCGTTCGTCGATATCGGCATTGGGAGCGACGCGCTGCTGCACATCTCGCAGCTCGGCAAGCCCAACGTCCGCAACGTCGGCGACGTCGTCAAGATCGGCGACTCGCTGAAGGTCTATGTCTTGAAGGTCGACGCCGAGAACAAGCGCGTCGCCGTCTCGCTGGTCAAGCCGGCGAAGGTCAACTGGGAAGAGATCAAAGAGGGCGAAACTTACGACGGCGAAGTCGTGCGCGTTGAGAGCTACGGCGCGTTCATCGACATCGGCGCGGAGCGCCCGGGCATGGCCCACATCAGCGAGCTGGCCGAAGGTTTCGTCAAGCAGGCCTCGGATGTCGTGAAGGTCGGCGACAAGGTCCAGGTGCGCGTCCTCAAGTACAACCGCAAGAAGAAGCAGATCGACTTGAGCATGAAGCCTGTCGAGGAGTCGATGTCGTCTTATCAGGACGACGAGGACGACGAGCCACAGCTCACGGCGATGGCGCTCGCGCTGCAAAAGGCCATGAAGGGTGACTCGTCGGACGGCGGGCGCTCATCCGCGACCAACCGTAAAGAGAAGCAGCGCCAGCAGCAGGAAGACATCATCGCGCGTACGCTGCGCTCACACGGCAGCAACTAGCACACAAACTCGACGGGCGGAGGCATCAACCTCCGCCCGTTTTTTGTTCTCAGCGCAGAAGCTGCACCTGTACGGGCTGTCCCGCTTCTACGTACCGCACGCCTTCATCGACAATCAGCAAGCCGTCGGCAACGACGAGCGAGTACAGCGCCCCGCTGCTTTGCGTCCCGGTGAGGCGGGCCGTCCATCCGTCCGGCGTCGAGGTGAGCGCACAGCGCAAATAGCTTCGCCGCCCGTCAGACTCGATATCGTGCTCGGTCGTCGCGTTGACGACTTCCGTATCGACGACGCGGCCCAGCATCGCGTACACCGCGTGCTTGACGATCAGCTCGCAGGTCACGAACGCGCTGACCGGATTGCCCGGCAAGCCGAAGAACGGAACTGCGCCAAGCCGGCCATACGCAAGCGGCTTTCCCGGGCGCAAATTGATGCGCCAGAACCCGACTTCACCGAGCTGGTCGAGAACCTCTTTCACGAAATCCGCCGCACCCACCGATACGCCGGCCGAACTCACAATCATGTCGGGCTTGAGCGCAAGTGCGGCTTCGAACGTGCTGCGTACAGACTCGAATGTGTCG
This window contains:
- a CDS encoding S1 RNA-binding domain-containing protein, translating into MNDTPSLASLQVGEERTATVKAIELYGAFVDIGIGSDALLHISQLGKPNVRNVGDVVKIGDSLKVYVLKVDAENKRVAVSLVKPAKVNWEEIKEGETYDGEVVRVESYGAFIDIGAERPGMAHISELAEGFVKQASDVVKVGDKVQVRVLKYNRKKKQIDLSMKPVEESMSSYQDDEDDEPQLTAMALALQKAMKGDSSDGGRSSATNRKEKQRQQQEDIIARTLRSHGSN
- a CDS encoding pre-peptidase C-terminal domain-containing protein produces the protein MKTRFVVRLAGIVAALAALVVGASAQGQRSITLGEPIVGEISPLTPAQIYTLSAAAGDVVNVGLTSQPGLVLSFVVTDSAGNQLAAASDASGSGSVSALNITLVEGANIIAIFASIDSVERIGQYRLLVEAAGDTPAPAETSAPEATTDAPAATPEPVATTEPATDVSADPTDGFQLGQVLTTTGLQVQLDWLSTADLNLEVRDPFGERLFFDSRTNQNGGSFGFDVNGLCEVLNSPATETANYAAGAIPVGSYEVLVYYRQDCENNGPQPFSVTITVDGVQLPVVNGTLTPPINGNSTVYITSFVVNTDGTAAAGASGPYTDTRSIPSTLRTALDTAQRTALTDGLPSRGIINGDRYFDLYSFDGTANQVVSISMTRVSGSLDTLLLVLDPSGGIIADNDDIVAGNVTDSAINNPPLRLPVDGQYTVVATRYGKDVGGTAGEYDILVQTQTTALPQEVVDLGLPTGDIQITLVWNTNADLQLLVRDPSGQSVYDDQLTVPSGGRMFAQGNVNCTVSLATPVSHIYWPTGLGRGGSYEVEVWYQNQCADTRAVNATLYISVAGQQIGAIPVSPNLNSRFVTSFVIEPTGVASLGEGGIIGGSETLNFSGELESAPSLLPNQVVRGTISADNKFDVYTFNGEAGQVVDVRMERTQGSLDTSLFLISPSLFEVAANDDAIIGTTTDSLIDGFTLPETGRYVILATHFATIYGGTTGTYQLSYSVE